A part of Pirellulaceae bacterium genomic DNA contains:
- a CDS encoding ATP-binding cassette domain-containing protein, whose product MVEADGLTKSYPDYEAGQFLALDRVSFHVGPGEIFGLLGPNGAGKTTALRILSTVLKPTGGCARINGFDVATHADQVRYSIGFVSNNTATYDRLTAWEMVEYFGKLYGIPSERLEQRMELIFEQLQMQDLRDIACGRMSTGMKQKVSIARAIVHDPPVLVFDEPSLGLDVMVARALLEIIAEFRRHGKCIIFSTHIMREVEKLCDRVGILYRGKMLATGTLPELAARYQQDDFEELFFHLLVESDRQHRQPQPVSSFPLAGEGLDKVRS is encoded by the coding sequence ATGGTCGAAGCAGATGGTCTCACGAAATCGTATCCAGATTATGAGGCCGGCCAGTTCCTAGCGCTGGACCGAGTGAGCTTCCACGTTGGGCCCGGTGAGATATTTGGTCTATTAGGGCCAAACGGTGCCGGCAAGACGACGGCTCTGCGGATTCTGAGTACCGTCCTGAAGCCCACCGGCGGCTGCGCTCGCATCAACGGCTTTGACGTGGCGACTCACGCCGATCAAGTGCGATATAGCATTGGTTTTGTTTCCAACAATACGGCTACTTACGACCGATTAACCGCCTGGGAAATGGTGGAGTACTTCGGCAAGCTGTACGGAATTCCATCCGAGCGACTGGAACAACGCATGGAATTAATCTTCGAGCAACTGCAAATGCAGGATTTGCGCGATATCGCATGCGGACGCATGTCCACCGGGATGAAGCAGAAGGTATCCATCGCCCGCGCCATCGTTCACGACCCGCCCGTACTAGTGTTTGACGAACCATCTTTGGGACTGGATGTGATGGTCGCTCGGGCTTTGCTAGAAATTATCGCTGAATTCCGACGGCATGGAAAATGTATTATCTTCTCCACACACATTATGCGTGAAGTAGAAAAACTGTGCGATCGCGTGGGAATTCTCTACCGTGGCAAGATGTTAGCTACCGGAACATTGCCAGAATTGGCAGCGCGTTACCAGCAAGACGATTTCGAAGAGTTGTTCTTTCACTTGCTGGTCGAATCCGACCGTCAACATCGCCAGCCCCAGCCGGTAAGCAGCTTTCCTCTTGCCGGCGAAGGACTTGATAAGGTGCGTTCGTGA